In one Cyanobacteria bacterium GSL.Bin1 genomic region, the following are encoded:
- a CDS encoding zinc ABC transporter solute-binding protein, with protein MKRSPLTYLITLLSSATLWVGCGTSSMESTTDGSSLDTVSEKLDITVSILPQKYFVERIGGETVDVNVMVKPAASPATYEPKPQQMKALSEAEAYLRIRVPFEKAWMSRIEGANPDMKIVDLTQGIDRQPIAQHHHHGEENHNHNHEEETANLDPHIWLSPELVKQQAQTIYQTLVELNPDQATLYQDNLDAFLADIEALDQTIENTLADLEQRTFMVFHPSWGYFAEAYNLEMIPIEVEGTEPSAAELSQFVKQAKEENISVIFVQPQFGVQSANAIAQSVDAEVLQIDPLAENWLENMQSVATTFKTALNEKQEQG; from the coding sequence ATGAAACGATCTCCCCTAACCTATCTGATTACGTTACTCTCTAGTGCAACCTTGTGGGTTGGTTGTGGCACCTCCTCTATGGAAAGCACAACTGATGGTTCTTCTCTAGATACAGTAAGTGAAAAACTCGATATTACTGTTAGTATTCTTCCCCAAAAATACTTTGTGGAACGGATCGGAGGAGAAACCGTTGATGTTAATGTCATGGTCAAACCCGCTGCCTCTCCTGCCACTTATGAACCCAAGCCGCAACAGATGAAAGCCTTAAGTGAAGCCGAAGCCTATCTGCGAATCCGAGTTCCCTTTGAGAAAGCGTGGATGTCGCGCATTGAAGGAGCAAATCCTGATATGAAAATTGTTGATTTAACCCAAGGGATTGACCGTCAGCCGATCGCGCAACACCATCATCACGGGGAAGAGAATCACAACCATAATCATGAAGAAGAAACCGCTAACCTTGATCCTCACATTTGGTTATCACCGGAGTTAGTGAAACAGCAAGCGCAAACCATCTATCAGACACTGGTTGAACTCAATCCCGATCAAGCAACTTTGTATCAAGACAATTTAGATGCCTTTCTTGCGGATATTGAAGCCCTAGATCAAACGATTGAAAACACCCTTGCTGACTTAGAACAACGAACCTTTATGGTGTTTCATCCGTCTTGGGGGTATTTTGCCGAAGCCTATAACCTGGAAATGATTCCCATTGAGGTGGAAGGAACTGAACCCAGTGCCGCGGAACTGTCTCAGTTTGTAAAACAAGCCAAGGAAGAGAACATTAGTGTGATTTTTGTCCAACCCCAGTTTGGGGTTCAAAGTGCCAACGCGATCGCGCAATCAGTGGATGCAGAAGTTTTGCAGATTGATCCTCTAGCAGAAAACTGGCTAGAAAATATGCAATCAGTGGCTACGACCTTTAAAACCGCCTTGAACGAGAAGCAAGAACAAGGATAA
- a CDS encoding sucrase ferredoxin, with translation MPSLSNQLAQCQFCSDISQAVGEVPIGTAGHYDYWLVVELSQPWSEIALDQNEALKPYLPAIKSLVYEKGIKLRPLAIAPDPDYSQTGYTRVLFYRRPTELFSHYTREEYLIPNPELGNLASALLLEPEKLPHFSDYKQNNNHQYDLLVCTHGNVDAACSRYGYPLYKNWRQQANSQIRVWRCSHFGGHRFAPTAISLPDGRYWGRLTPEAMNLITKQEGNLSDLKLYYRGWTGLDQWTQIAEQEIWLNHGWHWFYYLKTGEVIETDKTNKEWAKVRVRYSSPDGTAHGIYEVTIESTGELTTAGESGSPPHQARVKQYQVTTVEE, from the coding sequence ATGCCATCTTTATCCAACCAACTCGCTCAATGCCAATTCTGTTCTGATATTTCCCAAGCAGTGGGAGAAGTGCCCATTGGGACAGCAGGACATTATGATTACTGGTTAGTGGTGGAACTATCGCAACCGTGGTCAGAAATAGCCCTGGATCAAAACGAGGCGTTAAAGCCCTATTTACCAGCGATTAAATCACTGGTTTACGAAAAAGGAATCAAACTGCGTCCGCTCGCGATCGCGCCCGATCCAGACTATTCTCAAACCGGCTATACTAGAGTTCTCTTCTATCGTCGTCCAACTGAGTTATTTTCTCACTACACCCGAGAAGAATATCTTATTCCTAACCCTGAACTGGGAAACTTAGCCTCTGCACTCCTCTTAGAACCGGAAAAACTCCCTCACTTCAGTGACTACAAGCAAAATAACAATCATCAGTATGATCTACTTGTTTGCACGCATGGGAATGTTGATGCAGCTTGTTCTCGCTATGGCTATCCTCTCTATAAAAATTGGCGACAACAAGCCAATTCTCAGATTAGGGTGTGGCGGTGTAGTCACTTTGGCGGACATCGTTTTGCACCGACTGCCATTAGCCTTCCCGATGGACGTTACTGGGGACGTTTAACCCCAGAAGCCATGAATTTAATTACGAAACAGGAAGGCAATCTGAGCGATCTCAAACTGTATTATCGCGGTTGGACAGGATTAGACCAATGGACACAGATTGCCGAACAAGAAATTTGGTTAAATCACGGTTGGCACTGGTTTTATTATTTAAAAACAGGAGAAGTAATAGAAACTGACAAAACCAATAAAGAATGGGCAAAAGTTCGCGTTCGTTATTCCTCTCCTGATGGAACCGCTCACGGCATTTACGAAGTAACAATTGAAAGCACTGGCGAACTAACCACTGCCGGTGAATCAGGATCGCCTCCCCATCAGGCAAGGGTTAAGCAGTATCAGGTTACTACTGTCGAAGAGTGA
- a CDS encoding alpha/beta fold hydrolase, with protein sequence MSKEPIAVWLTPNPVFHAFHSPLLNHLSQLGSIAHWEYLQNQDEGCSLDNALASLQDYLQTLSQPVHLIGHGLGGWLGLRYCRQFLTPIKSLTLLSVGADPALDWQAYYYSLYKHLRCPKKIILEQMVYNLFGEQNNTMTYYLLEVLRRDLLSSPSPHSLYQQMSDEKGGVDVPLFVCGSEDDLVVSPTSIKGWHCYLKSGRDRVWLMPYGHHFFHYFYPSLIAQQILEFWQASEGNTEIYTSSFEQYCP encoded by the coding sequence ATGTCAAAAGAACCGATTGCTGTTTGGTTAACCCCCAATCCTGTTTTTCATGCCTTTCATTCTCCTTTACTCAATCATCTTTCTCAATTGGGATCGATTGCCCATTGGGAATACTTACAAAACCAAGATGAAGGATGTTCTTTAGATAATGCATTAGCCTCTTTACAGGATTATTTACAGACACTTTCCCAACCCGTGCATCTAATTGGACATGGGTTAGGCGGCTGGTTAGGGCTACGGTATTGTCGTCAGTTTTTGACTCCGATAAAATCTTTAACTCTGTTAAGTGTTGGTGCTGATCCGGCTTTAGATTGGCAGGCTTATTACTATAGCTTATATAAACACTTGCGTTGCCCGAAAAAAATTATTCTCGAGCAAATGGTTTATAACTTGTTTGGAGAGCAAAATAATACGATGACCTATTATTTGTTAGAAGTATTACGACGAGATTTATTATCTTCTCCTTCTCCTCATTCTCTGTATCAACAAATGAGTGATGAAAAAGGCGGGGTTGATGTTCCTTTATTCGTTTGCGGCAGTGAGGATGATTTAGTCGTTTCACCCACTTCTATTAAAGGTTGGCATTGCTATCTCAAATCAGGGCGCGATCGCGTTTGGTTAATGCCTTATGGACATCATTTTTTCCATTATTTTTATCCTTCCCTTATCGCACAACAAATCCTAGAATTTTGGCAAGCGAGTGAGGGAAATACGGAAATTTATACCTCCTCTTTTGAACAGTATTGCCCTTAG
- the fldA gene encoding flavodoxin FldA has translation MAKIGLFFGSTTGNTQDIAERIQKEFGGNNVVTLHDISEVEADEFSEYENIIIACPTWDIGQLQSDWEGYYPELDEVDFSGKKVAYFGAGDQEGYADNFQDAMGILESKISELGGKTIGYWSTDGYDFNESQAVKNGKFVGLALDEDNQAELTDERISTWVKQLKSEFNF, from the coding sequence ATGGCAAAAATTGGCTTATTTTTCGGTTCCACAACTGGTAATACTCAAGATATTGCCGAGCGAATTCAAAAAGAGTTTGGTGGTAATAATGTCGTCACACTACATGATATTTCAGAAGTAGAAGCAGATGAATTCAGTGAGTATGAAAACATCATTATTGCTTGTCCCACTTGGGATATTGGTCAGCTACAAAGTGATTGGGAGGGGTATTATCCAGAATTAGATGAGGTCGATTTTAGTGGTAAAAAAGTTGCTTATTTTGGTGCGGGCGACCAAGAAGGGTATGCGGATAATTTCCAAGATGCCATGGGGATCTTAGAAAGCAAAATTTCAGAACTCGGAGGAAAAACGATCGGTTACTGGTCAACAGATGGCTATGACTTTAATGAGTCGCAAGCGGTTAAAAATGGTAAGTTTGTTGGCTTAGCACTCGATGAAGATAACCAAGCTGAATTAACCGATGAACGGATTAGTACTTGGGTTAAGCAATTAAAAAGTGAATTTAATTTTTAA
- a CDS encoding chlorophyll a/b binding light-harvesting protein, whose product MTAVVANSPNKEQIPSVGWWAGNARFINLSGKLLGAHIAHAGLITFWAGAMTLFELSRYVPSEPMYKQGLILLPHLTTLGFGVGSGGEVISTYPYFVIAVLHLISSAVLGAGGVYHALIGPEVLPQDKQKFAGFFGYDWQDKDKMTTILGIHLIFLGIGAFLLVSKAMFWGGLFDPWAGSDGAVRVVNNPTLNPLTIFGYLWGQHGWEGLAAVDNLEDVVGGHLWISLILIAGGVFHILTTPFAWARRVLFYSGEAYLCYSLGAIAYMGILAGYFVSVNDTVYPEVFFGVAGNWETASGVVSARGWLATFHYALGVLFLLGHLWHAIRVRGAFAGFDFKQGDVIRAYQETEEGNLATPVNANDITLKFVANLPIYRDGLSPLMRGLEIGMAHGYWLIGPFAVLGPLRNSEFGLLAALISACALIVLLTVCLSLYGTVSFEKRLETSGRPNFSRTVPNVPAGIKTSEGWSLFSGGFLVGGVGGAIFAYLLLDQFVDLIL is encoded by the coding sequence ATGACTGCTGTTGTTGCAAACAGTCCGAACAAAGAACAAATCCCCAGTGTGGGGTGGTGGGCTGGTAATGCTCGCTTTATCAACTTATCTGGTAAATTACTTGGCGCTCACATTGCTCATGCAGGGTTAATTACCTTCTGGGCAGGTGCCATGACCCTATTTGAGCTATCCCGCTATGTCCCCAGTGAACCGATGTATAAACAGGGACTGATTTTACTCCCCCACTTGACGACCTTGGGCTTTGGTGTTGGTAGTGGAGGAGAGGTGATTAGCACCTATCCCTATTTTGTCATTGCTGTGTTGCATTTGATCTCTTCTGCCGTTTTAGGCGCAGGGGGGGTTTATCATGCCCTGATTGGTCCGGAAGTACTACCACAGGACAAGCAAAAGTTTGCTGGCTTTTTTGGCTATGACTGGCAAGATAAAGACAAAATGACCACGATTCTGGGGATTCACTTGATTTTCCTCGGTATTGGTGCCTTTCTCTTGGTCTCAAAAGCCATGTTTTGGGGCGGTCTTTTTGACCCCTGGGCGGGTAGCGATGGCGCCGTGCGTGTTGTCAATAATCCCACACTCAATCCCCTGACGATTTTTGGTTATCTCTGGGGTCAACACGGCTGGGAAGGTCTGGCTGCTGTGGACAACTTAGAAGATGTGGTTGGCGGTCATCTCTGGATCAGCTTAATTCTCATTGCTGGCGGTGTGTTCCACATTTTGACAACTCCGTTTGCCTGGGCACGACGAGTCCTGTTTTATTCGGGAGAAGCCTATCTCTGCTACAGTCTTGGCGCGATCGCGTATATGGGCATTTTAGCCGGTTATTTCGTCAGCGTGAATGACACCGTTTATCCAGAAGTCTTTTTTGGGGTTGCCGGTAACTGGGAAACTGCAAGCGGCGTTGTTTCTGCCCGCGGTTGGTTAGCCACCTTCCACTATGCCCTTGGTGTCCTTTTCTTACTCGGACATCTCTGGCACGCTATTCGCGTTCGTGGTGCATTTGCTGGATTTGATTTCAAGCAAGGCGATGTCATTCGTGCTTACCAAGAAACAGAAGAAGGAAACTTAGCGACCCCAGTGAATGCCAATGATATTACACTGAAATTCGTTGCGAATTTACCCATTTATCGCGATGGTTTATCACCGCTAATGCGCGGGCTAGAAATTGGCATGGCACATGGTTATTGGTTAATTGGTCCCTTTGCTGTTTTAGGACCCTTACGCAATAGCGAGTTTGGTTTATTAGCTGCTTTAATCAGCGCTTGTGCGTTAATTGTTCTGCTGACTGTTTGCCTTTCTTTATATGGCACAGTTTCCTTTGAAAAGCGTTTAGAAACCTCGGGTCGCCCTAACTTTTCACGCACTGTTCCTAATGTTCCAGCTGGGATTAAAACGAGCGAAGGTTGGAGTTTATTTAGTGGTGGTTTCCTCGTTGGTGGCGTTGGCGGTGCAATTTTTGCTTACCTTCTTTTAGATCAATTTGTTGATTTAATTCTCTAG
- a CDS encoding chlorophyll a/b binding light-harvesting protein, protein MVNSDQPWWAGNARLTNLSQKLLGAHVAHAGLIVFWAGAMTLFELGQFNPNQPMSEQGLILLPHLATQGWGIGDGGEVISTYPFFVIGALHLISSAFLGFGGIFHVRSEQDVLDKKKFPLFSYDWEDQNKMTTILGIHLVLLGGGALLLVAKAMLFGGLYDPNLEAVRTISNPTLSPATIFGYLFGAEGKHWLAAVDNLEDVVGGHIWIALLLIGGGIFHIFTRPYRWTQSLFIWSGEAYLSYSLGALALMGFIATYFISVNTTVYPEVFYGPALDIRLNIFPYFSSADPNLVSSRTWLANAHFWLAFFFLQGHIWHALRAAGFDFQRGRVRGESASSLT, encoded by the coding sequence ATGGTGAATTCCGATCAGCCGTGGTGGGCGGGAAACGCTCGCCTAACGAATCTTTCCCAAAAACTACTCGGCGCTCATGTTGCCCATGCCGGCTTAATTGTCTTTTGGGCAGGGGCAATGACGCTCTTTGAACTCGGTCAGTTTAACCCCAATCAACCCATGTCTGAGCAGGGTTTGATTTTACTGCCCCATCTGGCAACCCAAGGCTGGGGAATTGGCGATGGGGGAGAAGTTATTAGCACTTATCCCTTTTTTGTTATTGGGGCATTACATCTGATTTCCTCAGCATTTTTGGGCTTTGGCGGTATTTTCCATGTCCGTTCTGAACAAGATGTGCTGGACAAAAAGAAATTTCCGCTTTTCAGTTACGACTGGGAAGACCAAAACAAAATGACCACAATCTTGGGGATTCATTTAGTGTTACTGGGAGGAGGTGCCCTCCTACTGGTCGCAAAAGCGATGCTCTTTGGTGGGTTATATGACCCGAACTTAGAAGCGGTGCGTACTATCAGTAACCCTACCCTTTCTCCAGCGACCATCTTTGGCTATCTCTTTGGTGCAGAAGGAAAGCACTGGCTAGCAGCCGTAGATAACTTAGAAGATGTGGTGGGCGGTCATATTTGGATCGCGCTGTTACTCATTGGTGGCGGTATTTTCCACATTTTCACGCGCCCTTACCGATGGACTCAATCATTATTTATTTGGTCGGGAGAAGCTTATCTTTCCTACAGTTTAGGCGCGTTAGCCCTGATGGGTTTTATTGCCACCTACTTTATTTCCGTCAATACAACTGTCTATCCAGAAGTCTTCTACGGACCCGCGCTAGACATTCGGCTGAATATTTTCCCCTACTTTTCTTCTGCTGATCCGAACCTAGTTTCCTCTCGCACTTGGCTGGCGAATGCTCATTTCTGGTTGGCTTTCTTTTTCCTACAAGGACACATTTGGCACGCCCTGCGCGCCGCTGGCTTTGATTTCCAACGCGGTCGGGTGAGAGGAGAAAGTGCTTCTTCCCTGACTTAG
- a CDS encoding 4-hydroxy-3-methylbut-2-enyl diphosphate reductase codes for MGMDTKAFKRSLHQSDKYHRRGFGHEEEVTELLNSEYQSPLIQEIRENNYRLKKGNVTIRLAEAFGFCWGVERAVAIAYETRQHFPNERIWITNEIIHNPSVNQHLREMKVGFIPVNEGEKDFSVVDAGDVVILPAFGASVNEMQLLNDLGCTIVDTTCPWVSKVWNSVEKHKKRSYTSIIHGKYHHEETVATSSFAEKYLVVLNLEEAQYVADYILHGGDKKEFLKKFDQASSPGFDPDVDLEKVGIANQTTMLKSETEQIGKLFERTMLEKYGPTEFNEHFMSFNTICDATQERQDAMLNLVKEDLSLLVVIGGFNSSNTTHLQEIGIEHGIPSYHIDGGSRILGENKIEHKPLSKDLEIAENWLPEGEITVGITSGASTPDQAVEEVIQKILAAKSVMLVN; via the coding sequence ATGGGAATGGATACAAAAGCCTTTAAACGCTCCCTCCACCAATCGGATAAATATCATCGTCGGGGATTTGGTCACGAGGAAGAAGTGACAGAATTACTCAACTCCGAATATCAAAGTCCTCTAATTCAAGAAATTAGAGAGAATAACTATCGCTTAAAAAAAGGAAATGTCACGATTCGTTTAGCTGAAGCCTTTGGCTTTTGTTGGGGGGTAGAACGGGCGGTTGCGATTGCTTATGAAACCCGTCAACATTTTCCCAATGAGCGGATTTGGATTACCAATGAAATTATTCACAATCCCTCGGTTAACCAACATTTACGAGAGATGAAGGTTGGATTTATTCCAGTTAACGAAGGGGAAAAAGATTTTTCTGTGGTTGACGCTGGCGATGTAGTTATTTTACCGGCCTTTGGTGCCAGTGTGAATGAAATGCAGTTGCTCAACGATTTAGGCTGCACCATTGTTGATACCACTTGTCCTTGGGTTTCTAAAGTGTGGAACTCGGTAGAAAAGCATAAAAAACGTAGTTATACTTCCATTATTCACGGGAAATATCATCACGAAGAAACGGTTGCAACTAGTTCTTTTGCTGAGAAATATTTAGTCGTTCTTAATTTAGAAGAAGCGCAATATGTCGCAGACTATATTTTACATGGTGGGGATAAAAAAGAATTTCTGAAAAAATTTGATCAAGCCTCTTCTCCAGGCTTTGATCCAGATGTCGATCTAGAAAAAGTGGGCATTGCCAATCAAACAACAATGTTAAAAAGTGAAACTGAACAAATTGGGAAGTTGTTTGAGCGAACGATGTTAGAAAAATATGGTCCCACCGAATTTAACGAGCATTTTATGAGTTTTAATACGATTTGTGATGCCACACAAGAACGACAAGATGCGATGCTCAATTTAGTAAAAGAAGACTTGTCCTTGTTAGTAGTGATTGGTGGATTTAATTCTTCTAATACGACTCATTTACAAGAAATCGGTATTGAACATGGTATCCCCTCTTATCATATTGATGGGGGAAGCCGCATTTTAGGAGAGAATAAAATTGAACATAAACCCCTGAGTAAGGATTTAGAAATTGCTGAAAATTGGCTACCGGAAGGAGAAATTACAGTAGGAATTACTTCTGGTGCTTCTACTCCCGATCAAGCTGTAGAAGAAGTAATTCAGAAGATTTTGGCAGCAAAAAGCGTGATGTTAGTGAATTAA
- a CDS encoding recombinase family protein, whose product MKVVAYRYSDPLLDPPEETIDWGRTVDRVYHDLGDRQEWEQLLQDCQENPPETILIKRWGDLGESLEEVRSAIAQLETLGADILTLEEENSNHQQLFRFVESLHQEQRSRKLRQGHARSRLNAHPPPGKAPYGYRRGKERYIIDRSTAPVVKDFFEHFLLYGSLRGAVRYLERRYGKKISVTSGRRWLTNPVYRGDLGYKDGDVIPNTHVPILTRDEAAQIDRLLRRNRQLPPRTASAPRSLAGLVVCQTCQCPLRITQVTTHRKKREYLYLRPQNCPYSPQCQAIPYEQLLNRTIERVCEDLPKAVSQMQSQGLAKEKPALQAKIQDLQDILTQISQLETHGVLDPETAQLRRYKLRVEIGKYQAQIAQCPPDNLSAIAQAVSFPQFWRDLSESERRFYFREFIQQIEIHYETRSQWDLNLVFFI is encoded by the coding sequence ATGAAGGTTGTTGCTTATCGCTATAGCGATCCCCTCCTCGATCCGCCAGAAGAAACGATTGATTGGGGAAGAACAGTGGATCGGGTATATCATGACCTGGGCGATAGACAAGAATGGGAACAACTGCTGCAAGACTGTCAGGAGAATCCCCCAGAAACAATCCTCATCAAGCGTTGGGGCGATTTGGGTGAGAGTTTAGAAGAGGTAAGAAGCGCGATCGCCCAATTAGAAACCCTTGGCGCTGATATCTTGACCTTAGAAGAGGAGAATTCCAATCATCAGCAGTTATTCCGCTTTGTCGAATCTCTACATCAAGAACAACGGAGTCGGAAACTGCGTCAAGGACACGCAAGAAGCCGTCTGAATGCCCATCCCCCACCAGGAAAAGCCCCCTATGGTTACCGTCGCGGGAAAGAACGTTATATCATCGACCGCAGTACGGCACCGGTAGTAAAAGACTTTTTTGAACATTTCTTATTGTACGGTTCGTTGCGGGGTGCAGTTCGCTACTTAGAACGGCGGTATGGAAAAAAAATTTCCGTGACTTCAGGTCGCCGTTGGCTCACCAATCCAGTGTATCGAGGAGATTTAGGCTATAAAGATGGGGATGTAATCCCGAATACCCATGTCCCCATTCTTACCCGAGATGAAGCCGCCCAAATTGATCGCCTGTTACGGCGCAATCGTCAGCTTCCTCCTCGTACCGCCAGCGCCCCTCGTTCCCTTGCGGGATTAGTGGTTTGTCAAACTTGTCAATGTCCCCTACGAATCACGCAAGTGACCACTCACCGCAAAAAACGCGAGTATCTCTATCTGCGACCACAAAACTGTCCTTATTCGCCTCAATGTCAAGCGATTCCCTATGAACAGCTTTTAAATCGGACCATTGAACGGGTGTGTGAAGACCTGCCAAAAGCGGTTTCGCAAATGCAATCTCAGGGGTTAGCCAAGGAAAAACCTGCCTTACAAGCAAAAATTCAAGACTTACAAGATATTCTCACCCAAATTTCTCAGTTAGAAACTCACGGTGTTCTCGATCCAGAAACGGCGCAACTCCGCCGTTATAAACTGCGGGTGGAAATCGGAAAATATCAGGCTCAAATAGCGCAATGTCCGCCAGACAATCTCAGCGCGATCGCGCAAGCTGTCTCTTTCCCTCAATTCTGGCGTGACTTATCCGAATCGGAACGACGGTTCTATTTCCGAGAATTCATTCAGCAAATTGAAATTCACTATGAAACGCGATCGCAATGGGATTTAAATCTTGTATTTTTTATTTAA
- a CDS encoding glyoxalase, translating to MGVTRYLHTAILVSDLEKAESFYSGVLALPKAERSLKFPGVWYQVGDYQIHLIEDKNWTPTEPNPEKWGRCPHLALAVDHLDAIKTDLSTKGYSFQESSSGRAALFTKDPDGNIIELSQR from the coding sequence ATGGGAGTCACGCGCTATCTCCACACGGCAATTCTCGTTTCTGATTTGGAAAAAGCAGAATCGTTTTACTCCGGAGTCTTAGCCTTACCCAAAGCTGAGCGTTCTCTCAAGTTTCCGGGGGTTTGGTATCAAGTGGGAGATTATCAAATTCATCTCATTGAAGACAAAAACTGGACCCCCACAGAACCCAACCCAGAAAAATGGGGACGATGTCCTCATCTGGCATTAGCGGTGGATCATTTAGACGCAATTAAAACCGATCTCAGCACAAAGGGATATTCATTTCAAGAAAGTTCTTCTGGTCGCGCAGCATTATTTACGAAAGATCCTGACGGCAATATTATTGAACTGAGTCAGAGATGA
- a CDS encoding DUF433 domain-containing protein codes for MTLEIVAEPAPLKANEDGVILVGQTRVTLDTVVAVFKQGATAEEIAYRYPSLDLADVYATIAFYLNHQLKVEEYLQQRQQKAQKIRTMNQARFDPHGLRDRLLARRKEQ; via the coding sequence ATGACACTAGAAATTGTGGCTGAACCTGCTCCTCTCAAAGCAAATGAAGATGGGGTAATTCTTGTTGGGCAAACTCGCGTTACCTTAGATACTGTCGTTGCGGTGTTCAAGCAAGGGGCGACCGCAGAGGAAATTGCTTATCGATATCCATCCCTAGATCTAGCCGACGTTTATGCAACAATTGCCTTCTATCTCAATCACCAATTGAAAGTTGAAGAATACTTGCAGCAGCGACAGCAAAAAGCACAAAAAATTCGTACAATGAATCAAGCAAGATTTGACCCGCATGGCTTACGCGATCGCCTCCTTGCCCGTAGAAAAGAGCAATAA